The DNA window AACATTAACGGATTGCGCGACCAGATCAGCATCGCCAGCGTTTGCAGCAGTAGCGATACGCCAATCCCGCTGATCAGTGGCGCCAGACGCGGAGCATTACGCAGGCGACGGTAGGCCAGCCGTTCAATGCTCATCGACACCAGCGCACATACCGTCATCGCGACCAGCGCCGCCAGAAACAGCATGACGTAAGGTGACAGGCCAGGGAAATGATGCTGCAACACGCCCAGGGTAGACAGGGCGCTCAGTGCACCAACCATCAACACATCGCCGTGGGCAAAATTGATAATGCGCAGAATGCCGTACACCATGGTGTAACCCAGGGCGATCAACGCATAAATGCTGCCGAGCATCAGTCCGTTGACGGTCTGCTGTACCAGCGTATCCATAGGGGGAGTCCCGAAAAATTATGATTCAGGAAGCTCAGAGTAGAGAGTTAGAGAAAATTGTAAAATACGGAAATATAATTTCTTATACAGAAAATGTGTGTTTTTAATTTATTGATTTATTTGTATATTAATTTTAAGCCGTCGCCGATGTTTAACCGAAATAGTCAACATATGAAAAAAACAGAACAATGCGTCACAGCGTTGCCTAACGATCCGCCGCTGCGCGCGGTGCGGGCGTTTGAGGCTATCGCCCGCCTGGGTAGTATCACCGCCGCGGCGAAAGAACTTGCAATATCCCCTTCGGCAGTCAGTCACCAACTCAAAACGCTGGAGGCCTTTCTGCAAATGCCGCTGACCGAGCGGCAGGGGCGTAACCTGATCCTGCGCAACGAAGGGCGGGATTATTACCGCTCTATTCGCTCGGCGTTTAACGTATTACGCCAGGCGACCGAGCAGGTGCGTGAGCAATCGGCTTCCCGGCAGGTCACCATCAGCCTGATCCCGCTGTTCGGCATGGGCTGGTTTATTCCGCGTTTGCATGGGTTTCTGCGCGAAAACCCTGATATCGACATCAATGTGGTGTACGCCAACCACCGTAATTACCTCAGTGACGCTGCCGATATCTCGATTCGTTTTGGCACCGGGCAATGGAGCGGTTATCGCAGTGAAAAACTGATGTCCGGCAAAATGGTGCCGGTATGCAGTCGGGGGTTTATCAAGGTGCATGGACTGTTGGACACGCCGGATCAACTTTCACCACTGCCGCTGCTGCATGACGAAGAACGCACCACCTGGATGCAATGGTTTCAGTTGGCCGGAGTCCGTCGGCCGCTACGCAGTACCGGCCCGATGTTTGAAGATGGCTTGCTGACGCTGGCGGCGGTGCAGGCGGGTTTGGGCTGCGCCCTGATGCGTGAGCCGTTGATCGCGCCTTACCTCAGCAGCGGCGAACTGGTTAAGCTGTTTGACCTGGCAATTGATGACGGCCGAGATTACTACCTGTGCGTAAGGCAGAACACCGAACTGTCGCCGGAAGGGCTGAACCTGCAACGCTGGTTGCTCAAAGAGGCCGAAGGTTGAATAAGGCCACGTGCTAACGGCCTGAACTGTCTATCCTGAATATATCGTGATGGCTTATTCAGGAACGCTTGATGACCACAGAGAATGAACCGGAAACGCCTAAAATGAGCCTGCCACTGCTGGCCGGTGGCGCATTGGGGGTGGTGTTCGGCGATATCGGCACCAGCCCGCTGTATACCCTGAAAACCGTGCTGTTTCTCTCCGGTGATGCGCCGTCGCCACCGGTGATCCTTGGCCTGCTGTCGCTGATTTTCTGGACGCTGGTGATTGTCACCTCACTGAAATACGCCATGTTTGCCATGCGTATCGATAACCGTGGCGAAGGCGGCATCATGGCGCTGATGTCATTGTTGGTCAGTAAGAAAAAGATCCGACCGATGGTGGTGTTTGCCGGCCTGTTTGGCGCGGCGCTGATCTACGGCGATGGCGCGATCACCCCGGCGATTTCGGTATTGTCGGCGCTGGAAGGGCTGAATATTGTCCTGCCCGAGTCTCAACCCTATATCCTGCCGGCGGCGGTGGTGATCCTGGTCAGCCTGTTCGCCATTCAACCCTTGGGCACCGCGCGCATCGGCAAAGTTTTCGGGCCGATTATGGCGCTGTGGTTCTTTTCCATCGCCGCGCTGGGCATTTGGGGAATTATCCAGCATCCGGCGGTGCTGATGGCGTTAAACCCGCTGTATGGCATTGATTTTCTGTTTTCCAATGGGCTGACCAGTTTCCTGGTGCTGGGCGGCGTTTTCCTCTGTGTTACCGGTGCGGAAGCGCTATACGCCGATATGGGGCACTTTGGCAAAAAACCGATCTGGCTCGCCTGGTTTGGCATTGTGTTCCCCAGCCTGTTACTGAACTATGCCGGGCAGGCCGCGCTGATCCTCTCCGGTGCAGACGTCACCCAGAATATCTTTTTCCGCCTGTGTCCGCCGATACTGCAAATTCCGCTGGTGATTTTGGCGACCCTGGCCACCATTATCGCCAGTCAGGCGATCATCAGCGGGGCGTTTTCCATGACCCGCCAGGCGATCCAGCTTGGTTGGCTGCCGCGATTGCGGGTCAAACAGACCACCGAAGAAAGTTATGGGCAAATTTACATCAGCGCCATTAACTGGCTGCTGATGGCGGCGACGGTATTTTTGACCGTGTTCTTCAAGTCATCCGATAATTTGGCCGCCGCCTACGGTATCGCCGTATCGCTCACCATGATCATGACTACCGGACTGCTGTTTGTGGCCATGCGCGAGGTGTGGCGTTGGGAGCGATCGCCAGCCTGTTGGTGGCCGGCAGCTTCTTTATCGTCGATCTCAGCTTCCTGCTGGCTAACCTCAGCAAGGTAATGCAGGGCGGGTACGTCCCGCTGCTGCTGGCGACTCTGGTGTATGGCGTGATGTTAATCTGGCATCGCGGGGTGATCGCGGCTTCCCGTACGTTGGGGGAAAAGAGTCTGCCGCTGGCAGATTTTCTGGTTCATCTTGAGGAGCAGAGTATCCCCAGGGTGCCGGGCACGGCAATCTTTCTTACCCGCACCCTGAGCGGCACGCCGCCGGTGATGAAATGGCATGTCAAACGCAACGGTTCGCTGCATGCCAATGTGCTGTCGCTGCATATCACGATCGTTAACGAACCCCGGGTGGCGAATGCCGAACGGCTGGTGATGCGGCAACAATCACCGGGATTTTGGTGTGGCGTGGCGAGCTATGGTTTTATGGAACGACCCAATATTCCTCGTCTGTTACACCATGCGGAGGCACAGAAAACCGGGCTGAATTTTGACGATGCCACCTATTATCTGGGGCTTGAAACCGTGGTGCGCCGCGAGGCCAATGACCGATTACCGGCCTGGCAACGCAACATTTTTGCGCTGATGGTGCGTAACGGCATGCACGTGACGGATTACTATTATTTGCCGAGCGACCAGGTAGTCGAAATCAGCCGGCGGGTGCCGGTGTGAGCCGTTTGGCTATAGGTTAAAATCAATGGGTATTTAGCCAGCGGCGAGTGAGAGGGTAAATTGCCTTGGCAGCGATGGTGCTGCTAACGGACGAAGCCCCTATGTCATTATTCGATCTTGCTGCGCTGGCCAGCGATTTACCGGAAGCGTGGCGTTCCAGCGTATTGGGCCATGTCGGCCCGGCCAATATCAAAGTATTGCGGATGGATCCGCGCACCATTGACGATGAAGTTCATGACTATCACGAAGGATTACTGGTGATCGCCGGGCAACTGCGGCTGGAAGTGAAGGGCGAGGAAATTACGATCAACGCCGGGCAACTGTATCAGGCCACTGCCGGCGTGCCGCATCGGGTGCTGGCGGGCAGCCACGGCACCCTGGTGATAGTTGATTTACCGGAGTGATCAATCCAGCGCCGAAAGCGCAATCTTGACCGCTGCCTCTAATCTTGCCCGGCTGACGCCATCGCGCGCCTGCACCGACAAACCGTGCAGGAAGGCGGCAAAATAGTCGCCGAGGGCGTCAGCATCGGTTTCTGGTGGCAGTTCCCCCCGTCGCAACGGCGGTTTGCAGCCGGTCAATCATGCCCTGGGTGCGTTGCAAACGATGCTCCGCCAGCCAGTCTTTGATACCGCTGTTTTCGTCACTGACGCTGGCGGCGGAAGATACCACCATGCAACCTTGCGGCAGGTCAGTGCGGCTGTAGAGCGCTACCGCGTCGTCCAGCAGGCGTTTTATCGCCACACGCACGCTGCTTTCTTCGCTGAAAGCGCGATCGGCAAAGCCACCTTCATGGTTTTCGTAGCTGGCAATGGCTTCGCGGAACAGCAATTCTTTCGAACCGAACGCTTTATAAATACGCGCAGAGGCAATGCCCAACTCGGCGACCAAATCCGACATGGAGGTGCCTTCATACCCCTGACGCCAGAAGAGATCCCGGGCCTTCAATAACGCCTGTTCACGGTCGAATTCGCGCGGTCTGCCTGCCATTCATTTGCTCCTGTTTACCTGTTGCTCTGCGCAACAGGATCGCTTAAATCCACTGTAATACCAACGATTTTTTAAAATTCACTTGCTGAGGAATTGATTTAAGCCTATTGTTTGTCAATCGACAACCAATTGGAGTTTAGAATGAAAACCTTGAAAGGTCCAAGCCTGCATCTGGCACAGTTCAGTGACGATGCCGCCCCCTTTAACAGCCTGCCGGCTATCGCCCAGTGGGCGGCGCAAACCGGCTTTAAAGCTTTGCAAATCCCGGCATGGGATAGCCGTCTGTTTGACTTGGCCACCGCCGCAGAAAGCCAAACCTATTGTGATGAGCTGGTCGGCATGTTGGCAGACCATGGCCTGGTGGTCAGTGAACTCACTACCCATATTTTTGGTCAGTTGATGGCAGTGCATCCGGCCTATGACGCATTGTGCGACAGTTTTGCGCCAGCGGAACTGCATGGCAACCCGCAGGCTCGTGGCGAGTGGGCGCACCGGCAGTTGCTGTTGGCGGCCAAAGCCTCTGCGAGGTTGGGACTCAGTGAGATGGGCACCTTCTCCGGTTCCCTGGCCTGGCCGTATTTGTTCCCGTTCCCGCAGCGTCCGGCGGGGCTGATCGAAACGGCGTTCGATGAACTGGCCAAACGCTGGTTGCCGGTGCTCAACGCCTGCGACGAGCAGGGAGTGAACCTGTGTTATGAAATTCACCCGAGCGAAGATCTGCACGACGGCGTGACCTTTGAAATGTTTCATCAGCGCGTTGGGGCACATCCGCGTTGCCAGATCCTGTTCGACCCAAGCCATTTCGTGCTGCAACAGCTGAACTATCTGGATTACATCGATATTTACAAGGACTTTATCCGCATGTTCCATGTCAAGGACGCCGAGTTCAACCCGACCGGACGGCAGGGCATTTACGGCGGCTATCAGTCATGGACCGATCGTGCCGGACGTTTCCGCTCATTGGGTGACGGCCAGGTGGATTTCAAAGGCATTTTCTCGCGGCTAACCCAGCATGGCTACGCCGGTTGGGCGACGCTGGAGTGGGAATGCTGCCTGAAACACCCGCAGGATGGCGCACGCGAAGGCGCGGCCTTTATTCGTGACCACATCATCAACGTCACCGACAAGGTGTTTGATGACTTTGCCGGCGCGCCGGTTGACCAACAGCAAATCAATACCTTGCTTGGCCTGCGCTGAGCCACACAATTCCACCACGGAGAACACTGATGACACTGCAAAATAACGGGTCCATGTTGAATGGACCTGAACCAGAACACGTCTATACGCGGGTAAACGGCAACCGAATTCACTGCGTGACGCTTGGCGAAGGGCAGCCGGTACTGCTGATCCCGGGGTGGCCGCAAACCTGGTACACCTGGCGTCATGTGATGCAGGCCCTGGCGGCGGCAGGCTTTAAGGCGATAGCGGTAGATCCGCCGGGCATTGGCGATTCAGATAAACCCCACGGGGGTTATGATACCGGCAGCGTGGCCGCTACCTTGCACCAGACCATGCTGCAACTGGGGCATCCGCGCTATCAACTGGTCGGTCATGATATTGGCATGTGGGTGGGTTATGCCATGGCGAGCGATTTCCCGCAGGCGGTGACGGGGCTGGTACTGACGGAGGCGGTGATCCCAGGGTTGGCACCCGCGCCACCGATTTTTGTACCGGCAGAACAAAACATTTTCCTGTGGCACTTCATGTTCAACCAACTGGCGGATTTGCCTGAAGCCTTGACGCTGGGTCGCGAGAGAGAATATCTGAGCTATATCTTTAACCGCTGGTCTTATCGCCGCGATCGGGTAGCGGCGGAAACCTACATCGCCGCCTATTCGGCACCGGGCAGCCTGCGGGCCGGTTTTGATTATTATCGCGCCATTCCGGAAACCATCCGGCAAAACCAGCTTCGGGCCCAGACACCGCTCAGCATGCCGGTGATGACCATTGGTGCCGAGCACGCCACCGGCGATGCGCCCTATGTCACGTTGCAGGGCAACGCCGTTAACCTGCGCGGCGAAACCGTGGCCAGCTGCGGTCATTTCATCACCGAAGAGTGCCATGAGGCGTTTATCGCTCTGGTAGTGCCATTCTTGTCAGGGAGCCTGGCCGATGCCGCTTGACTCACAGATTGCCCGTTTTCTGGCGGAAACGGCAGATGCCGCCGCGCCTGAATCCCTGAGTGAAATGCGTGCTGCCGCGCAGGCCGGGTTGTTGGCGTTGCAGGGGGAAGCAGAAGCCAGTGGTGGCGTCCGTGATGGAAGTGTGACCGCTGACGATGGCCATGAGATCGCCGTTCGCGCTTATGTGCCGCTGGGCGTGACGCAGGGTGAACCTCTGCCCGCGATGCTGTACGCCCATGGCGGCGGTTGGTGTTTGGGGTCGCTGGCGCTGTACGACCAGCCTTGCCAGGCGCTGGCCAATGCCACCGGGCGGGTGATCTTGTCGGCTGATTACCGACTGGCGCCGGAGCATCCCTATCCGCGGCCGCTGGAAGACCTGTATCAGGCACTGTGCGGCGTGGTTGAACGGGCCGATGAGTGGGGCGTTGACGTTACGCGCCTTGCGGTTGGCGGCGACAGCGCCGGTGGTAATCTGGCCGCCGCCGTGGCGCTGTTGGCCCGCGACCGGAATGGCCCACGGATTGAACATCAACTGTTGCTGTATCCGGCGTTAAGTCGCGCTATGGATACGGCGAGTTACCAGGCTTATGCGCAGGGTTACTACCTGACCAGGGAGGTCATGGAGTTTTGCTGGGGGCAGTATCTGGGTGACGACGCCCAGGGGTATGACCCTTACGCAGAACCGTTGCATGCCGCGACGTTGCGGCTGTTGCCACCGGCGACCATTCTAAGTTGTGAGTACGATCCGTTGCGCGATGAGGCCGAGCATTATGCCCAGCGGTTGCGTGAAGATGGGGTCGCGGTGCGCTGTGAACGGCTGCCGGGCATGGTACATGCCTGCATTCATATGCTGGGCTTAACCCCGGCAGCGCGAGTGTTATTCGATAAGGTTGGTTCGAAGTAAAGCCCAGGCTGTTATCTGGGTGAGAATCCCCCTCTCCCGGGGGAGAGGGCCGGGGTGAGGGGAAACAGACAGAACCCTCTCCCAAAGGAGAGGGACTGTTAATTAGCGCCCGGCGACGGTGACAAAGCGGGTTTCCAGATAGGATTCGATGGCTTCGCTGCCGCCTTCGGTACCGTGGCCAGAGTCTTTAACCCCACCAAACGGCGTTTCCGGCAGGCCGAAACCGATATGGTTGATGCTGAGCATGCCGCTTTCCACATCCCGGCCCAACGCCGTTACCGTAGCGATACTCCGGCTGTAGGCATAGGCCGCCAGACCGTAAGGCAGGCGATTGGCTTCGGCGATGGCTTCCTCGTAGCTGGCGAACGGGCGCAGCAGGGCGACCGGGCCAAAGGGTTCTTCAGACATCGCTCGCGCACTCAGTGGCACGTCGCGCAATACCGTCGGTTCGAAGAAATTGCCGGGGCCGGCCACGCGCTTGCCACCGGTAGTGGCTTTAGCCCCCTCGGCGACGGCATCCTTCACGAAGGCCTCAATGGCGTCCACGCTGCGTTGCAGCACCATCGGGCCCATAGTCACACCGTCCTGCAAGCCATTGCCCATTTTGATTTCACGCACCGCTGCGGTGAACTTCTCGATAAAGGCTTCATAAACGCCTTGCTGGATCAGGAAGCGGGTTGGGGCGATGCACACCTGACCGGCGTTGCGGAACTTGGCCAGCGCCAGCTCTTTGGCGGCCGCATCCAAATCGGCATCGTCAAAAATCAGTACCGGTGCATGACCGCCCAGCTCCATGGTGGCTTTTTTCATATGCTGACCGGCCAGCGCCGCCAAATGCTTGCCCACGCGGGTTGAACCGGTGAACGAGATTTTGCGAATGGTCGGATGCGGGATCAGGTACTCGGAGATTTCTGCCGGGGTGCCGTACACCAGTGCGATCACACCGGCAGGAATGCCCGCATCGGCAAAGGCTCTTATCAGTTCCGCCGGGGACGCCGGGGTTTCTTCCGGGCCTTTAATGATGATGGAACAACCTGCGGCCAACGCGGCAGACAGTTTGCGTACAATCTGGTTAATTGGGAAGTTCCACGGGGTAAACGCGGCAACCGGTCCCACCGGCAGTTTCAGGGTTTGCTGCTGAACGTCCTGGCTGCGGGACGGGATTACCTGGCCGTAGGTGCGGCTGGCTTCGCCGGCAAACCAGTCAATCACGTCCGCCGAGTTAAGAATTTCCACCTTGGCCTGCGCCACAGGTTTACCTTGTTCCTGGCTCATGATTGCGGCAATTTTATCTGCACGCTCACGAAACAAAGCAGCGGCTTTACGCATCAGATTGGCCCGCTGGTAAGCGGAGGTTTCGCGCCAGATTTTAAAACCGCGCTCGGTTGCGGCCAGCGCCAGATCGAGATCGGCTGTGGTAGCGTGCGCCACGCTGCCAATCACTTCATCGGTAGCGGGGTTGGTGACCGGCGTGGTTTTACCGGCGACTGCGTTGCGCCATTGTCCGTCGATATAGAGTTGAGTATCTGGATACATTGTTGCCTCTTACTTTCAGGGGGGTTAAAGACAGGTTTCCCACTCTGCGGCGGGATAATCAAGGTGTCGACGCTGGCAGGCAGACGTTGAGCACCGGATAAAATACCCTACGCGGAATGAACCGCAGCGTCCAGCGCACCTCGTGCGCCACTACTCAAACCACACCGCTTTGACTATCATACAGCCAGCAATGACATTGAAGCAGGGTGGTACGGTGCAGGGTGTTCCAGAGCAGTTTCCCTTTGAAAAAGACAGTGCGCAGTTCCGGCAGTTAGTGCAGGTGCCGGGCGTAGAGCTTTATCACGCCCATATTGAGCGCTATGCCTTTGAGCCGCACACCCATAATGCTTTTGCCATCGGTACCGTCGATTTTGGTGCCGAGCGTTTCCGCTATCGTGGCGCGCAGCACCGGGCTGCGCCGGGTTCACTGGTGTTGATGAACCCGGATGAGCTGCATACCGGTGAAGCAGAAACCCCAGGTGGCTGGAACTACCGCATGCTTTATCTGGAACCGGATACGCTGGAGTTGCTGTCTGGTGAACAGGGATTCTGGTTCACCGATGCGGTGCGCCAGGACTTGCAGGCGGCACAGCAATTGTCTGCCACGTTGGCCGCACTGTGGCAGGCCAGCGATCCGCTGACCATTGACCACTTGCTGGCGCAGGTGGTCGACATTTTCCGCCCGCATATTCAAGTGGCTCGCCCGTTAAAGGCCGAAGCGGCGCACCGTTTTGATATCGTCAAAAGTTACCTGCAGGATAACTTCTCTGCCGTAATTACTCTCGATCAGCTGGCGGCACTGGTTTCCCTCAGCCCTTATCACTTTCTGCGTAAGTTCAAAGCCCAATACCATGCTTCCCCCCAGCAGATGCTGATGGCGATCCGCCTGTCGCAGGCCAAACAGATGCTGGGGCGGGGTATGCCTGCGGCACAGGTGGCGGTGGCTGCGGGGTTAACCGATCAGGCGCATTTGACTCGCGCTTTCGCTAACCGTTACGGTGTCACGCCGG is part of the Serratia quinivorans genome and encodes:
- a CDS encoding Bacterial regulatory proteins, tetR family; translated protein: MAGRPREFDREQALLKARDLFWRQGYEGTSMSDLVAELGIASARIYKAFGSKELLFREAIASYENHEGGFADRAFSEESSVRVAIKRLLDDAVALYSRTDLPQGCMVVSSAASVSDENSGIKDWLAEHRLQRTQGMIDRLQTAVATGGTATRNRC
- a CDS encoding potassium transport protein Kup, with translation MAGSFFIVDLSFLLANLSKVMQGGYVPLLLATLVYGVMLIWHRGVIAASRTLGEKSLPLADFLVHLEEQSIPRVPGTAIFLTRTLSGTPPVMKWHVKRNGSLHANVLSLHITIVNEPRVANAERLVMRQQSPGFWCGVASYGFMERPNIPRLLHHAEAQKTGLNFDDATYYLGLETVVRREANDRLPAWQRNIFALMVRNGMHVTDYYYLPSDQVVEISRRVPV
- the gcvA_9 gene encoding Gcv operon activator; the protein is MCVFNLLIYLYINFKPSPMFNRNSQHMKKTEQCVTALPNDPPLRAVRAFEAIARLGSITAAAKELAISPSAVSHQLKTLEAFLQMPLTERQGRNLILRNEGRDYYRSIRSAFNVLRQATEQVREQSASRQVTISLIPLFGMGWFIPRLHGFLRENPDIDINVVYANHRNYLSDAADISIRFGTGQWSGYRSEKLMSGKMVPVCSRGFIKVHGLLDTPDQLSPLPLLHDEERTTWMQWFQLAGVRRPLRSTGPMFEDGLLTLAAVQAGLGCALMREPLIAPYLSSGELVKLFDLAIDDGRDYYLCVRQNTELSPEGLNLQRWLLKEAEG
- a CDS encoding potassium transport protein Kup; this translates as MTTENEPETPKMSLPLLAGGALGVVFGDIGTSPLYTLKTVLFLSGDAPSPPVILGLLSLIFWTLVIVTSLKYAMFAMRIDNRGEGGIMALMSLLVSKKKIRPMVVFAGLFGAALIYGDGAITPAISVLSALEGLNIVLPESQPYILPAAVVILVSLFAIQPLGTARIGKVFGPIMALWFFSIAALGIWGIIQHPAVLMALNPLYGIDFLFSNGLTSFLVLGGVFLCVTGAEALYADMGHFGKKPIWLAWFGIVFPSLLLNYAGQAALILSGADVTQNIFFRLCPPILQIPLVILATLATIIASQAIISGAFSMTRQAIQLGWLPRLRVKQTTEESYGQIYISAINWLLMAATVFLTVFFKSSDNLAAAYGIAVSLTMIMTTGLLFVAMREVWRWERSPACWWPAASLSSISASCWLTSAR
- the iolE_3 gene encoding Inosose dehydratase: MKTLKGPSLHLAQFSDDAAPFNSLPAIAQWAAQTGFKALQIPAWDSRLFDLATAAESQTYCDELVGMLADHGLVVSELTTHIFGQLMAVHPAYDALCDSFAPAELHGNPQARGEWAHRQLLLAAKASARLGLSEMGTFSGSLAWPYLFPFPQRPAGLIETAFDELAKRWLPVLNACDEQGVNLCYEIHPSEDLHDGVTFEMFHQRVGAHPRCQILFDPSHFVLQQLNYLDYIDIYKDFIRMFHVKDAEFNPTGRQGIYGGYQSWTDRAGRFRSLGDGQVDFKGIFSRLTQHGYAGWATLEWECCLKHPQDGAREGAAFIRDHIINVTDKVFDDFAGAPVDQQQINTLLGLR
- the adaA gene encoding Methylphosphotriester-DNA--protein-cysteine S-methyltransferase, whose protein sequence is MTLKQGGTVQGVPEQFPFEKDSAQFRQLVQVPGVELYHAHIERYAFEPHTHNAFAIGTVDFGAERFRYRGAQHRAAPGSLVLMNPDELHTGEAETPGGWNYRMLYLEPDTLELLSGEQGFWFTDAVRQDLQAAQQLSATLAALWQASDPLTIDHLLAQVVDIFRPHIQVARPLKAEAAHRFDIVKSYLQDNFSAVITLDQLAALVSLSPYHFLRKFKAQYHASPQQMLMAIRLSQAKQMLGRGMPAAQVAVAAGLTDQAHLTRAFANRYGVTPVRYQKTGYGPVKTGVTIAVDINLNKNYYHLRIFDSKEINNN
- a CDS encoding Cupin domain, with the protein product MAAMVLLTDEAPMSLFDLAALASDLPEAWRSSVLGHVGPANIKVLRMDPRTIDDEVHDYHEGLLVIAGQLRLEVKGEEITINAGQLYQATAGVPHRVLAGSHGTLVIVDLPE
- a CDS encoding Soluble epoxide hydrolase, which codes for MTLQNNGSMLNGPEPEHVYTRVNGNRIHCVTLGEGQPVLLIPGWPQTWYTWRHVMQALAAAGFKAIAVDPPGIGDSDKPHGGYDTGSVAATLHQTMLQLGHPRYQLVGHDIGMWVGYAMASDFPQAVTGLVLTEAVIPGLAPAPPIFVPAEQNIFLWHFMFNQLADLPEALTLGREREYLSYIFNRWSYRRDRVAAETYIAAYSAPGSLRAGFDYYRAIPETIRQNQLRAQTPLSMPVMTIGAEHATGDAPYVTLQGNAVNLRGETVASCGHFITEECHEAFIALVVPFLSGSLADAA
- the lip2_2 gene encoding Lipase 2 — translated: MPLDSQIARFLAETADAAAPESLSEMRAAAQAGLLALQGEAEASGGVRDGSVTADDGHEIAVRAYVPLGVTQGEPLPAMLYAHGGGWCLGSLALYDQPCQALANATGRVILSADYRLAPEHPYPRPLEDLYQALCGVVERADEWGVDVTRLAVGGDSAGGNLAAAVALLARDRNGPRIEHQLLLYPALSRAMDTASYQAYAQGYYLTREVMEFCWGQYLGDDAQGYDPYAEPLHAATLRLLPPATILSCEYDPLRDEAEHYAQRLREDGVAVRCERLPGMVHACIHMLGLTPAARVLFDKVGSK
- the gabD_3 gene encoding Succinate-semialdehyde dehydrogenase [NADP(+)] GabD translates to MYPDTQLYIDGQWRNAVAGKTTPVTNPATDEVIGSVAHATTADLDLALAATERGFKIWRETSAYQRANLMRKAAALFRERADKIAAIMSQEQGKPVAQAKVEILNSADVIDWFAGEASRTYGQVIPSRSQDVQQQTLKLPVGPVAAFTPWNFPINQIVRKLSAALAAGCSIIIKGPEETPASPAELIRAFADAGIPAGVIALVYGTPAEISEYLIPHPTIRKISFTGSTRVGKHLAALAGQHMKKATMELGGHAPVLIFDDADLDAAAKELALAKFRNAGQVCIAPTRFLIQQGVYEAFIEKFTAAVREIKMGNGLQDGVTMGPMVLQRSVDAIEAFVKDAVAEGAKATTGGKRVAGPGNFFEPTVLRDVPLSARAMSEEPFGPVALLRPFASYEEAIAEANRLPYGLAAYAYSRSIATVTALGRDVESGMLSINHIGFGLPETPFGGVKDSGHGTEGGSEAIESYLETRFVTVAGR